The following coding sequences lie in one Aythya fuligula isolate bAytFul2 chromosome 17, bAytFul2.pri, whole genome shotgun sequence genomic window:
- the ANAPC7 gene encoding anaphase-promoting complex subunit 7, with translation MSVVEHVREMASAGLHSNVRLLSGLLLTMSGNNPELFSPSQKYQLLVYHADSLFHDKEYRNAVSKYTMALQQKKALSKTSKVRPSTGNAASTPQSQCLPSEIEVKYKMAECYTMLKQDKDAIAILDGIPSRQRTPKINMMLANLYKKAGQERSSVTSYKEVLRQCPLALDAILGLLSLSVKGAEVASMTMNVIQSIPNLDWLSVWIKAYAFVHTGDNTRAINTICSLEKKSLLRDNVDLLGSLADLYFRAGDNKNSILKFEQAQMLDPYLIKGMDVYGYLLAREGRLEDVENLGCRLFNISDQHAEPWVVSGCHSFYSKRYSRALYLGAKAIQLNSNSVQALLLKGAALRNMGRVQEAIIHFREAIRLAPCRLDCYEGLIECYLASNSIREAMVMANNVYKTLGANAQTLTLLATVCLEDPVTQEKAKTLLDKALTQRPDYIKAVVKKAELLSREQKYEDGIALLRNALANQSDCVLHRILGDFLVAVNEYQEAMDQYSIALSLDPNDQKSLEGMQKMEKEESPTDATQEEDVDDMEGSGEEGDLEGSDSEAAQWADQEQWFGMQ, from the exons aTGAGCGTGGTGGAGCACGTCCGGGAGATGGCCTCCGCCGGGCTCCACTCGAACGTGCGGCTCCTCAGCGGGCTTCTCCTGACGATGAGCGGCAACAACCC GGAACTGTTTTCACCATCTCAGAAATACCAACTCCTCGTATATCACGCGGATTCTCTTTTCCATGATAAGGAGTATAGAAATGCTGTCAGTAAGTACACGATGGCCTTGCAGCAGAAAAAGGCTTTAAGTAAAACTTCAAAAGTAAGACCTTCTACTGGGAATGCTGCATCAACCCCCCAAAGCCAG tgtttaccGTCTGAAATTGAAGTGAAATATAAAATGGCTGAATGCTACACAATGCTGAAGCAAGATAAAGATGCCATTGCTATTCTGGATGGGATTCCTTCCAGACAGAGAACCCCAAAG ATCAACATGATGCTGGCAAATCTGTACAAGAAAGCAGGTCAAGAACGCTCCTCCGTTACAAGCTACAAAGAAGTACTGAGACAGTGCCCGTTAGCACTTGATGCCATACTAG GTTTGCTCTCACTGTCGGTGAAAGGTGCGGAAGTGGCCTCTATGACGATGAATGTAATTCAGAGTATTCCTAACTTGGACTGGCTTTCAGTGTGGATCAAGGCATATGCTTTTGTGCATACTGGAGATAACACGAGAGCAATCAATACCATTTG cTCTTTAGAGAAAAAGTCATTGCTGCGGGATAATGTAGATTTACTGGGGAGCTTAGCAGACCTGTATTTCAGAGCTGGAGATAATAAAAACTCTATTCTAAAATTTGAACAAGCACAAATGCTGGATCCTTACCTAATAAAAG GAATGGATGTATATGGTTATTTATTGGCACGGGAAGGTCGGCTGGAGGATGTGGAGAACTTGGGCTGCCGTCTCTTCAATATTTCTGATCAGCATGCAGAGCCCTGGGTGGTGTCTGG GTGTCATAGTTTCTATAGTAAACGATACTCCCGTGCCTTATATTTAGGAGCCAAAGCTATCCAGCTTAATAGTAATAGCGTTCAAGCTCTGTTGCTGAAAGGAGCTGCTCTTAGGAACATGGGCCGGGTACAGGAAGCAATTATACACTTCCGTGAAGCGATACGTCTTGCACCTTGCAGGCTGGATTGCTATGAAG GTCTCATCGAATGTTACCTAGCATCTAACAGTATCCGAGAAGCTATGGTTATGGCAAATAATGTGTATAAAACTCTGGGAGCAAATGCGCAAACCCTCACTTTGTTAGCAACAGTCTGTCTTGAAGACCCAGTcacacaggaaaaagcaaaaacgTTATTGGACAAAGCACTGACACAAAGACCTGATTACATTAAAGCTGTGGTAAAGAAAGCAGAACTTCTTA GTAGAGAACAAAAGTATGAAGATGGAATTGCTTTGCTGAGGAACGCGCTGGCTAATCAGAGTGACTGTGTTCTGCATCGAATACTTGGAGACTTTCTTGTAGCTGTCAACGAATACCAGGAAGCGATGGACCAGTACAGTATTGCCCTAAG tttGGATCCAAACGATCAGAAGTCACTAGAAGGAatgcagaaaatggaaaaagaggaaagccCAACAGATGCAACCCAGGAAGAAGACGTGGATGATATGGAGGGAAGTGGAGAAGAGGGGGACTTGGAAGGCAGTGACAGTGAAGCAGCCCAGTGGGCAGATCAAGAACAGTGGTTTGGCATGCAGTGA